CGCTGCTGCGGGGCGCCGTCTCCGGCGAGCTGCCGGACATCGCCGTCGTCGACACCGTGCAGGTCGGCGTGCTCGGCGGCTACGGCCTGCTGGTCGATCTCAGCGAGCACGTGCGCCGCTGGGGCATGGCCGATCAGTACGTCCCGGCGGCCTGGGATGCCGGAGTGATCGGCGACCGGGTGCTGTCGGTCCCCAACAACAGCAACTGTCTCGCCCTGATCTCCAACGTCGACCACCTCGACGAGGCAGGCGTGGACGTCCCCGCCGACTGGCCCGAGCTGGCGGCCGCCGGGCGCGCCCTGACCACCTCGGACCATCGCGGGCTCGCCGTGGCCGCCACCGCATCGGAGGAGGGGGTCTTCCAGTTCCTGCCCTTCCTCTGGCAGACCGGCGGCGACCTCGCCGACTTCGAGACGGCGGGCGCCGAGGCACTGGACCTGCATCGGCGGCTGGTCGCCGACGGCGCCCTGTCGGCGCAGGCCGTGGGCTGGACGCAGCAGGACGTCGCGGGACAGTTCACCTCGGGAGCCGTGTCGATGATGCTCAACGGCCCGTGGCAGCTGCCCACCCTGCGGGCCGCCGAGGGACTGCGGTTCCGGGTCGACCCGCTGCCCGCCGGCCGGACTCGGGCGTCGTGTCTCGGCGGCGAGGGCTGGACGGTCATCGCGGGGTCGACGAAGGTCGAGGCCGCCTGGCGGGTGATCGAGCACAGCCAGCGCAGTGAGGTGCTCGTCCCGTATCTGGACACGATGGGCCTGCTGCCCGCCAGGACCGACCTGACCGACGCAGGACCCTGGGCGCAGGACCCCGAGCTCCAGGTCTTCCTCGCCGAGCTGCACCATGCCCGGCCGAGGGCCTACGGCGCGGGCTATCCGGAGATATCCCAGGAGGTCTCGCGGGCGCATCAGACGGTGCTCTCGGACCCGGCGGCCGATCCGCTCGAGGTCGCATCGGCGGCCTTCCAGCGCATCGCGGGAGACCTGCCGTGACGCGCGGCGGCGGGACGCCGACTCGCCTATCGCAGACGCGCGGTAGAGCCGAGCCGCCGGGGCGGCACCGAGGTCGCCGGGCAGGCGGGCGCGGGGCGGTGTCGACGGCCCGCAGGAGGGAGGGTCTGCTGCTCGCGGCGCCCGCGCTGCTCTTCCTCCTGGCGCTCCTGGCCTTTCCGCTGCTCTACAACCTGGTGACCTCCGTCCTGGACGTCGATTTGGCCGGCCTGCTCGGCGAGGGAACCCCGTTCGTCGGCGCCGAGAACTACCGGGCGGCGGTCTCGGAGGCCGAGTTCTGGTCGGCCGTGGGACTGACCGTCGTGTTCACCGTCAGCTCGCTCGTCCTCCAGTTCGGCATCGGGTTCGCCCTGGCGCTGCTGTTCGCGCGCCCGTTCCCGCTGAACGGCCTGCTGCGGTCGCTGATGCTCGTGGCCTGGCTGCTGCCGCCGGTGGTCAGCGGCTCGTTGTTCCGCTGGATGCTCGACGCCGACGCGGGCGCCTATAACGCGATCCTGCGCTCGCTGGGGCTGGAGGCGCTGACCAACGCCTGGCTCACCGACACCGGCACCGCGCTGGCGGGGGTGATCTTCGCGAACGTCTGGATCGGCGTGCCGTTCAACATGATCCTGCTGCTGGTCGGCCTCACCTCGCTGGATCGTGATCTCTACTCCTCTGCCGCGTTGGACGGGGCGAGTGTCTGGCAGCGGTTCCGGTACCTGACCGTCCCGCTGATGCGGCCGGTGGCGGCGGCCGTGCTGCTGCTCGGGCTGATCTACACGTTCAAAGCCTTCGACCTGATCTTCGTGATGACCGGCGGCGGGCCGGTGGACGCCACCAGGGTGCTTCCGCTGCTCGCCTATGAACGGTTCTTCGAGTTCTTCCGGTTCGGCGAGGGCGCCGCGATCACCGTCCTGCTGCTGGTGATCCCGCTGGTGGTGTCGCTCTGGTACGTCCGCCAGCTCGGCAAGGAGACCGACCGATGACGTCGACGCGACGGCCGTGGCTGCTCACCGGGATCGCGACGGCGATCGTGGCGGTCTTCCTGCTGCCGCTGTACTGGATGGCCGCCACCGCGCTGAAGCGTCCGGAGGACGTCCTGGCCACCCCGCCGCAGTGGCTGCCGATCCCGCCGTCCGGCGCCGGATTCTCCTCGGCGGTCTCGGACCCGCTGCTGTTCCAGGCCCTGCTGAGCAGCGCGATCATCGCGTCGGGTACCACGATCCTGACACTGCTGCTCGCCGCCCCGGTGACCTATGCGATCGCCCGCACCCGGGTGCCCGGCTCCCGGCTGATGCTGCTGGCGATGATGGTCGCGCAGTTGTTGCCGAGCATCGTGCTGGCCGCACCGCTGCTGCTGCTCATGCGGATCGTCGGACTCACCGACACCCATCTGGGGCTGATCCTGGCCGACACGACCCTGACGCTGCCCTTCGCCGTCATCGTGCTGCGACCGCTGATGGCGGCGCTGCCCGCCGAGCTGGAGGAGGCCGCCCGCATGGACGGCGCCTCGGTGGTCGCCCTGTTGCGCCGCATCGTGCTCCCGGTGCTGCGACCGGGACTGATCGCGGCGGGCGCGTTCGCGTTCCTCCTGGCCTGGGGCGAGTTCGTCTTCGGCATCACCCTGGCCAGCTCGGAGTCCGTGCAGCCGGTGACGGTGCTGCTGAACTCCTTCGTCGGCCGCTACGGCACGGCGTGGGGCTCGCTGATGGCCGTGGCCACCTTGATCAGCGTGCCGATAGTCCTGATCTTCGCGGCCTTCCAGCGCTTCATCGTCAGCGGCCTCACGGCGGGCAGCGTCAAGTCCTGATCACCTCGGTCGGCGCGGCCCGGCGGCGGCCAGGCGGGGCGGGTGGTGCAGGGAGGCGATCTCAGGGCGGCAGGACCGGACGGACGGCGAGAAGGCGATGCGCGACGCCGGAGTCCGTCCGGGTCGGCGGGCGCTCGCTCACCCGGCGACGGACCGGGCCGCCCGCATCCGCCGCCTCAGCCTGCCCGTATCGCGGTGCGTCCGGGCAGGCCCGCAGGGCGAGACGCGACCCCGCCCGACGCCGGGGCGGCGCGGCGCTCGTGCCGCGCCGCCGTCGCGCACGGCACGCCCGCTCGGCACCTCGGCGTCGCGCCGCCGAACCCGTCAGAGCCCTACG
The Actinoalloteichus fjordicus DNA segment above includes these coding regions:
- a CDS encoding ABC transporter substrate-binding protein; protein product: MRNSRYSGGLPASPHHSIPRRTILRAAGHGLLAAGALSAVAGCGTATRDGPALQWWDYIIEPERQAGVAALIAEIERANPDIRIERRVFPYADLQPALLRGAVSGELPDIAVVDTVQVGVLGGYGLLVDLSEHVRRWGMADQYVPAAWDAGVIGDRVLSVPNNSNCLALISNVDHLDEAGVDVPADWPELAAAGRALTTSDHRGLAVAATASEEGVFQFLPFLWQTGGDLADFETAGAEALDLHRRLVADGALSAQAVGWTQQDVAGQFTSGAVSMMLNGPWQLPTLRAAEGLRFRVDPLPAGRTRASCLGGEGWTVIAGSTKVEAAWRVIEHSQRSEVLVPYLDTMGLLPARTDLTDAGPWAQDPELQVFLAELHHARPRAYGAGYPEISQEVSRAHQTVLSDPAADPLEVASAAFQRIAGDLP
- a CDS encoding carbohydrate ABC transporter permease, producing the protein MTSTRRPWLLTGIATAIVAVFLLPLYWMAATALKRPEDVLATPPQWLPIPPSGAGFSSAVSDPLLFQALLSSAIIASGTTILTLLLAAPVTYAIARTRVPGSRLMLLAMMVAQLLPSIVLAAPLLLLMRIVGLTDTHLGLILADTTLTLPFAVIVLRPLMAALPAELEEAARMDGASVVALLRRIVLPVLRPGLIAAGAFAFLLAWGEFVFGITLASSESVQPVTVLLNSFVGRYGTAWGSLMAVATLISVPIVLIFAAFQRFIVSGLTAGSVKS
- a CDS encoding carbohydrate ABC transporter permease, producing the protein MSTARRREGLLLAAPALLFLLALLAFPLLYNLVTSVLDVDLAGLLGEGTPFVGAENYRAAVSEAEFWSAVGLTVVFTVSSLVLQFGIGFALALLFARPFPLNGLLRSLMLVAWLLPPVVSGSLFRWMLDADAGAYNAILRSLGLEALTNAWLTDTGTALAGVIFANVWIGVPFNMILLLVGLTSLDRDLYSSAALDGASVWQRFRYLTVPLMRPVAAAVLLLGLIYTFKAFDLIFVMTGGGPVDATRVLPLLAYERFFEFFRFGEGAAITVLLLVIPLVVSLWYVRQLGKETDR